The sequence gtatgaaaaaaatcttacaaggggggagggggggtcaaaaaaacccaaaaaaaatgcttacgtaataagtgtacgacccctaaggtAAATCTCGCAGCGCTTGGCGAATGAAGCGCTTCTGCACACGTTCAATTCGGAGGCACCACGAAACTTGATGCGGTAGCCAAACAACAGAAGCATTCTCAAGGATCGGGCGGTATAATGCTTTTAAACAGTGCGGGTCATTAACAtctttggatattttgaataTAAATCCTAGTCTTCTAGTGGCTTGTGACACGATCGTTGAACGCTGTAAATCAAACGATAAGTTTGCATCCAGCTGTACGCCCAGGTCACACACATGGTTAACTCTTGCCAGAATTTCACCTGCGATATTGTAGTCGAAGCGGATGGGATTCAAAATTCGATGGAACGTGATGACACGACACTTGGTAACATTGATTACAAGTTTGTTTCTATGGCACCACTCGGAAAACTGATCTAGAAGACTTTGTAGACGCCAACaatcctcaacggatttcaCAACAAGATACAGCTTTAAATCGTCACCATACACTAGTTTGCAATCAGCTCCCAAAAGCAACGCGACATCGTTGAAGAAGAGCGTGAACAATAACGGTCCCAGATTACTGCCTTGCGGGACTCCAGATTTATTGGAGAACGCTGATGAAATACTGTTGTCAAGCTTCACCCGCAAAACTCGTTCAGATAGATAGGAACTGAACCATGACACTAATCTTGAGATTGGACATAATATAAAATCAACTCAGCGTcacatgcttggcgtacagtGAAGTGAAGAGGCGATTGAACGGAGGAACATCGTTAGACGACCAGATAGTTTTCATCAAATGATGGTGAATTCCACAGCAAAATCACCTGATTTACCAAAATCAAACCTGATTAGACGGGATCAGCAGCGATACACTGGCGCGATCCCTAAAGCTATTCCGAATCCGCAGAAGAAAATCAACACAAGAGGTATAGTAGAACCACAAGAGCCCCCCGTAGCACATCAAGGTAAGCCACTCTATGATTCAACTATCAAACCACCCATATCATCGATACGAGAAGACTCCCTCCAACACATAACAAAACAATTTGGAACCCTTGCACAACCAGTCACGGATTCCtcttttcgaccaaatacaCATTCCCTTGGAACGAATATCTTGCCATACACTGGAATGAATGTTGGTCTTCAACAACCAGTTAATTCGACTACATTTCCCGGATTTATTTCCGCGCCAGCGGGACAACCTAATGTTGGccatttgccacaaggaatcacGAACGCATTTATCCCTTTACAAGTTCCCCTACCACCGGGACGGTCGTTCGTTGATTCAATTCCGCAAGCAAACCCAATTCAATTTAATCAAACAGTGCCCTCCATGCAGGGACTGCCAGTTGTTGATCAAATTACACCCTCCCCCTCGCAGTTAGCCGCGCGTCAAGTGATGTCACGCGATTTACCGATATTTTCGGGCGATCCAGCAGACTGGCCCATATTCATAAGTAGTTTCATGAACAGTTCGTTGTCGTGTGGATACAGTAGTGCCGAAAACCTCGCGCGTCTACAACGTTGTTTGAAAGGACCAGCCTATGAAAGTGTCAAAAGCAGGTTGTTGCTTCCTGAATCAGTGCCTCACGTGATCGACACCCTTCGCTTGCTGTACGGACGACCTGAGTTACTGATCAACGCGTTGCTGCAGAAGGTGCGCAGTGTTCAAGCACCTAAGGCGGAGAAGCTTGAGACAATCATCGATTTCGGCTTGGCTGTGCGCAGCCTTTGTGACCATTTGCAAGCCGCTGGACAATACGATCATCTCTCCAATCCGACGTTGCTGATGGAACTAGTGGAGAAGCTACCAGCGTACACAAAGATGCAGTGGGCGGATTACACGCAGCAGCATTCGGTCGTTAACCTGAAGGTGTTTGGCGATTTCATGCTTGGAGTCGTTACATCAGTCAGTAGAGTGACAACATATGTCGGAAGTAATGTCGGCCAGCAAAAACCGAAACAGAAGGGAGCTATAAATACGCATGCTAGTGAAACAGAAACAGCTCAGGAGCTAGGACGTGAGAAAGAACGGATGTGTGTTTGCTGTAAGAAGTTTGGTCATCGAGTAGCAGATTGTGCGTTGTTCAAGACGTATACGGTAGACAACCGGTGGAAGTATGCACAGGACAATGGGCTCTGCAGGAGTTGTCTTAATGCacatggaagaagaagctgcaGGAATTCAAGACCGTGTGTGATCGAAGGATGTCAGTACCGTCATCATCCGCTGCTGCATTCTAATCGTCCCAGTGTTAGCGGACGTTTCAATCAGGGATTGTCAACCATTCACAACCATATTCATCGGCAGTATAAGCAATCTCTACTGTTTCGCATTATTCCTGTTATCATATCAGGTCCGCGAGCAACGGTTGAAACGTATGCCTTCCTGGATGACGGTTCAGATCTATCACTGATCGAAAGTAGTCTCGTTGATCAGCTGGGAATAGACGGTTGGAAAAATCCGCTCTGCTTGAAGTGGACAGGGAACGTCACTAGAGTTGAACCTGAATCGAGACAAGTACGAATCATGATAAAGGGACCTGTCAGTAAGCAACAGTTCTCACTCAAGGACATTCGCACAGTGAAGGAACTCACGTTACCGGAACAAAGTCTCGATTACGACGAATTGTCCCGACGGTATCGATATCTCCAGGGTTTACCAATTGCCAGCTATGACAATGCGGTTCCTCGTATTTTGATAGGCGTTAACAACGCAAGCCTCACAGTCCCGCTGCAAGTAAGAGAGGGTAGGAAAGACGATCCTATCGCAGTGAAAACCAGACTTGGATGGTGCATCTTTGGTGGCTGCGGGATGAAAGCTACTCATACGTTGAATTGCCATACCTGTGAATGTTCCAGTGACCGCGAGCTGCATAATGCATTGAAAGAGTATTTCACGATAGAGGATACGGGAGTGAAGCCATTGGTACAGCTAGATTCCGAGGAAGACAAACGCGCCAAGATCATCATGAAGCAGACGACTATTCGGGTTGGCGAGCGGTTTGAAACGGGGCTTCTGTGGAAATATGATCACGTTGAGCTTCCTGACAGCTATAACATGGCAGTAAAGAGGTTTGAGTGTTTGGAACGAAGGATGTCCCGTGATCCTCAGTTGGCTACGAATCTGAGCAAGCAAATAGACGAGTACCGTCAAAAGGGCTATGCACATCGAGCGACACCGGAAGAATTGGAACGGGCTGACCCAAAACGGGTGTGGTACCTACCATTGGGAGCAGTAACAAACCCAAGAAAACCAGGCAAAGTTAGACTTATATGGGACGCAGCTGCTAGGGTAGATGGCATATCCCTCAATTCCATGCTACTCAAAGGTCCCGATCAGCTAACGTCGCTTCCTGCAGTTGTGTCGCGTTTTCGGCAGTTTAAGGTGGGAATTTCAGCGGATATCAAGGAAATGTTCCACCAACTGCTGATTCGTGAGCAAGATCGCCATTCCCAACGCTTCTTATACCGGAGTAATCCATTAAAGCCTTTCGACATCTACCTCATGAACGTAGCAACCTTCGGGTCCACGTGTTCTCCGGCTTCGGCACAGTATGTTAAAAACAAGAATGCCGAAGAATTCGCTGATCTATTCCCACGAGCAGTCGAGGGCATCATTGAAAACCATTACGTGGATGACTTCCTCGATAGTTTCGAAAGTGAGGAAGAGGCAGAACGGGTGTCGCAAGAGGTCCGATCAATACAcctgaaaggaggattccaattAAGGAATTGGATGTCAAACAGTGCAGACGTTTTACGCGAAATGAATGAAAGTGATCCGGGGATCAGCAAGAGTCTCTACTTGAGCGTGTCGGAGGATAGTGATCGAGTGCTAGGAATGTTATGGCAAACCAATGAGGACGCATTGTGGTTTCCGATGTTAATGAAGGAAGAAATCAAGGAGGTGATAGAAAGTGGAGAGCGTCCAACTAAACGACAAATGCTAAGGTGCTTGATGGGAATATTTGACCCTCTGGGACTCTTAAGCGTATTCCTCGTCCATGGGAAGGTTCTTCTTCAAGATGTGTGGCGAGCTGGCCTACAATGGGACGACAAGgtatcagaaaaaatatttgaccGCTGGGTCAAATGGACCGGTCTGTTTTCAAAGATCGGAGACTTGCATATCCCACGATATTATTTTAAGACCACTCAGACATACGAGCAACTTCAACTTGAGTGAGTGAGTCCGCTTTCTCTGCCGTTGCGTACTTCAGAATCATTAACACAGATGGTGACGCAGAATGCTCAATCGTTGCTGCAAAAACGATGGTGGCTCCGTTGAAACCCCTTTCCATTCCCCGATTGGAATTACAAGCAGCTGTTTTGGGCAGCCGTTTGCTGTCATTCGTGCAGGAGAGTCATAGTGTTAAAGTAAAGCAACGTTTTTTGTGGAGTGACTCCGCAACAGTATTAGCCTGGTTACGGGCCGATCATCGCCGGTATAAACAGTACATAGCGTGTCGAATTGGCGAGCTATTATCAACGACGGATGTAGCAGAATGGCGATGGGTACCGAGCAAAATCAATCCTGCAGACGCTGCTACGAAGTGGAGTAAAAATCCGTGCCCAAGTGTAAACGATGAGTGGTTCAAAGGTCCAGAATTCCTGCGCCTCCCCGAGAACATTTGGCCGCAACAAGTAACATGCTCAGCTCAACCTGAGGAAGAGCTGCGGCCATGCTTCGTGATCCAAGGAGGCACAATTTCGGATAGCATAATAGAGTTTACACGCTTCTCTAAATGGAGGCGACTCCTAGGTACAGTGGCATACGTACACCGGTTCATAAATAACTGTAGGCGTGTACGTCGTGGAGAAAGGTTTGAGTCCTTACCCTTAAGCCAGGAAGAGTTGAGAAGAGCGAAGAATACGGTGATACGGATGGTTCAACAGC comes from Armigeres subalbatus isolate Guangzhou_Male chromosome 2, GZ_Asu_2, whole genome shotgun sequence and encodes:
- the LOC134209767 gene encoding uncharacterized protein LOC134209767, with the translated sequence MNVGLQQPVNSTTFPGFISAPAGQPNVGHLPQGITNAFIPLQVPLPPGRSFVDSIPQANPIQFNQTVPSMQGLPVVDQITPSPSQLAARQVMSRDLPIFSGDPADWPIFISSFMNSSLSCGYSSAENLARLQRCLKGPAYESVKSRLLLPESVPHVIDTLRLLYGRPELLINALLQKVRSVQAPKAEKLETIIDFGLAVRSLCDHLQAAGQYDHLSNPTLLMELVEKLPAYTKMQWADYTQQHSVVNLKVFGDFMLGVVTSVSRVTTYVGSNVGQQKPKQKGAINTHASETETAQELGREKERMCVCCKKFGHRVADCALFKTYTVDNRWKYAQDNGLCRSCLNAHGRRSCRNSRPCVIEGCQYRHHPLLHSNRPSVSGRFNQGLSTIHNHIHRQYKQSLLFRIIPVIISGPRATVETYAFLDDGSDLSLIESSLVDQLGIDGWKNPLCLKWTGNVTRVEPESRQVRIMIKGPVSKQQFSLKDIRTVKELTLPEQSLDYDELSRRYRYLQGLPIASYDNAVPRILIGVNNASLTVPLQVREGRKDDPIAVKTRLGWCIFGGCGMKATHTLNCHTCECSSDRELHNALKEYFTIEDTGVKPLVQLDSEEDKRAKIIMKQTTIRVGERFETGLLWKYDHVELPDSYNMAVKRFECLERRMSRDPQLATNLSKQIDEYRQKGYAHRATPEELERADPKRVWYLPLGAVTNPRKPGKVRLIWDAAARVDGISLNSMLLKGPDQLTSLPAVVSRFRQFKVGISADIKEMFHQLLIREQDRHSQRFLYRSNPLKPFDIYLMNVATFGSTCSPASAQYVKNKNAEEFADLFPRAVEGIIENHYVDDFLDSFESEEEAERVSQEVRSIHLKGGFQLRNWMSNSADVLREMNESDPGISKSLYLSVSEDSDRVLGMLWQTNEDALWFPMLMKEEIKEVIESGERPTKRQMLRCLMGIFDPLGLLSVFLVHGKVLLQDVWRAGLQWDDKVSEKIFDRWVKWTGLFSKIGDLHIPRYYFKTTQTYEQLQLE